In one Mucilaginibacter ginsenosidivorax genomic region, the following are encoded:
- a CDS encoding bifunctional aldolase/short-chain dehydrogenase — protein sequence MSVKTTQFKHVSYLWDDAKAAGLAGDEVALLIYRSNLLGADLRLTNYGGGNTSCKVVSKDPLTGSDVEVMWIKGSGGDIGTLKKSGLAALYVDRLRSLKNVYRGVEYEDEMVELFNHCIYDLASKAPSIDTPLHGFLPFKHIDHLHPDAAIAIAAAKDGKKITQELFGGTIGWVEWKKPGFELGLQLKQCLDENPGIRGIMLGSHGLFTWGDTAYESYVNTLEVIERCAEYLEENYGKKAPVFGGQKIESLDETGRKKQAAAIAPILRGFCSSERHMVGHFTDDARVLEFINSNDLDRLAPLGTSCPDHFLRTKISPLVLDLTPGEDLSDVKALQERLTPAFEAYRQMYTDYYNTCKHENSPAIRDTNPVIILYPGVGLFSFSKDKQTARVAAEFYTNAINVMKGAEAISEYTSLPRQEAFDIEYWLLEEAKLQRMPKPKALSGKIALITGSAGGIGKAIAKKFVDEGAVVILNDMNAERLEGAGEEFKKLYGKDSYATAVLDVTNSEQIDSALTVAALAFGGVDIVINNAGLSISKSIGDHTEKDWDLLYDVLVKGQFFITQAAVAIMKKQAIGGDIINIVSKNALVSGPNNAGYGSAKAAQLHLSRLNAAELGADHIRVNVVNPDAVISDSNIWAGGWAEGRAKAYGITVAELPAYYAKRTLLNEVILPADIANACFAFTGGLLNKSTGNVLNVDGGVAMAFVR from the coding sequence ATGTCTGTCAAAACAACACAATTTAAGCATGTAAGCTACCTGTGGGATGATGCCAAAGCAGCCGGGCTCGCCGGCGATGAGGTAGCATTATTAATATACCGATCCAACTTATTAGGTGCCGATTTGCGGTTAACTAATTATGGCGGGGGCAACACATCCTGCAAGGTTGTCTCCAAAGACCCATTAACCGGCAGCGATGTTGAAGTAATGTGGATTAAAGGATCGGGCGGCGACATTGGTACGTTGAAAAAAAGCGGTTTGGCAGCCCTGTACGTCGACCGGCTGCGCAGCCTTAAAAATGTTTACCGCGGTGTGGAATATGAAGATGAAATGGTTGAGTTGTTTAATCATTGTATTTACGACCTGGCATCAAAAGCACCGTCAATTGATACTCCTTTACACGGCTTTTTACCTTTCAAACATATCGATCACCTGCATCCCGATGCGGCTATCGCTATCGCGGCAGCAAAAGATGGTAAAAAAATAACACAGGAGCTTTTTGGCGGTACTATAGGCTGGGTAGAGTGGAAAAAGCCGGGCTTCGAGCTGGGTTTGCAATTGAAACAATGTTTAGACGAAAATCCCGGCATCCGTGGCATCATGTTAGGTTCGCACGGTTTATTTACCTGGGGCGATACGGCTTATGAAAGCTACGTTAACACATTAGAAGTAATTGAGCGCTGTGCCGAGTACCTGGAAGAAAACTACGGCAAAAAAGCCCCGGTTTTTGGCGGACAAAAAATTGAAAGCCTTGACGAAACAGGCCGAAAAAAGCAGGCTGCCGCAATTGCTCCTATTCTGCGTGGTTTTTGCTCGAGCGAGCGCCACATGGTTGGGCATTTTACGGATGATGCACGTGTGCTGGAGTTCATCAACTCCAATGATCTTGATCGTTTAGCGCCATTGGGCACCAGCTGTCCCGACCACTTTTTGCGGACAAAGATCAGTCCGCTGGTATTGGATCTCACTCCTGGCGAAGATTTGAGCGACGTTAAAGCTTTACAGGAGCGCCTGACACCTGCGTTTGAAGCTTACCGCCAAATGTATACCGATTATTATAACACTTGCAAGCACGAAAACAGCCCGGCTATCAGGGATACCAACCCGGTAATTATCCTTTATCCGGGGGTTGGCTTATTCTCTTTCTCGAAAGATAAACAAACCGCCCGTGTTGCGGCAGAGTTTTACACCAACGCCATCAATGTAATGAAGGGTGCCGAGGCGATATCAGAATATACATCGCTGCCACGCCAGGAAGCATTTGATATTGAATACTGGTTGCTGGAAGAAGCCAAGTTACAACGTATGCCAAAGCCAAAAGCGTTATCAGGCAAAATTGCCTTAATAACCGGCAGTGCAGGTGGTATAGGCAAAGCCATCGCCAAAAAATTTGTTGATGAAGGCGCGGTTGTGATACTAAACGACATGAATGCAGAACGTTTGGAAGGCGCAGGCGAAGAATTTAAAAAGCTGTACGGCAAAGACTCGTATGCCACCGCAGTGCTTGATGTTACCAATAGCGAACAAATTGATTCGGCATTAACAGTTGCCGCCCTGGCTTTTGGTGGAGTGGATATTGTAATCAACAACGCGGGCTTATCCATCTCCAAATCAATTGGCGACCATACCGAAAAAGATTGGGACCTGTTATATGATGTTTTGGTAAAAGGCCAGTTCTTTATTACCCAAGCGGCCGTGGCCATCATGAAAAAGCAGGCTATCGGTGGCGATATCATCAACATTGTAAGCAAAAACGCCTTAGTAAGCGGACCAAACAACGCAGGATACGGCTCTGCCAAAGCCGCACAATTACACCTGAGCCGCTTAAACGCTGCCGAGTTAGGCGCCGATCACATCCGTGTAAACGTGGTTAACCCGGATGCGGTTATCAGCGATAGTAACATCTGGGCCGGTGGCTGGGCCGAGGGACGTGCAAAAGCCTACGGCATCACCGTAGCCGAACTACCTGCCTACTACGCCAAACGCACCTTATTAAACGAGGTAATTTTACCGGCAGATATTGCCAACGCATG
- the rhaT gene encoding L-rhamnose/proton symporter RhaT translates to MQIIFGVFFHFIGGFASGSFYIPYKKIKGWAWESYWIVGGIFSWFIVPPLAAWLTIPGFANIISHTSTSVIGWTYLMGLLWGIGGLTYGLGVRYLGVSLGSTIILGLCSVFGALIPSVYYDLFPKEGKDTFSMMLHNQWGQFVLLGILLSVAGIVICGKAGMMKEKELSSDKTIANENKDYRFGLGILVAVVSGVLSACFNFGIEAGKSMADTANHLWQAAHPGQGNFLYQNNVTYIIILWGGLTTNFIWCMVLNARNKTFGNYTDKKTPLLKNYLFAALAGTTWFLQFFFYGMGESKMGNGASSWILHMAFIILIANTWGLVLKEWKGVSKKAFTTVIAGIAVIILSVLVVGYGNSLK, encoded by the coding sequence ATGCAAATTATTTTTGGAGTCTTTTTCCATTTTATCGGCGGGTTCGCTTCGGGGAGTTTTTATATCCCCTACAAAAAAATTAAGGGCTGGGCCTGGGAAAGCTACTGGATAGTAGGTGGCATTTTTTCCTGGTTTATAGTTCCGCCGCTGGCTGCATGGTTAACCATACCTGGTTTTGCTAATATCATCAGCCATACAAGCACGTCCGTTATCGGGTGGACTTATTTAATGGGCTTACTATGGGGCATTGGAGGGCTCACCTACGGCTTAGGTGTACGATATCTTGGGGTATCACTGGGCAGCACTATTATACTGGGCCTTTGTTCGGTGTTCGGGGCTTTAATACCATCGGTATATTATGACCTGTTTCCAAAAGAGGGCAAAGATACCTTTAGCATGATGCTGCATAACCAATGGGGCCAGTTTGTGTTATTAGGCATATTATTAAGTGTTGCAGGTATAGTTATATGCGGCAAAGCCGGTATGATGAAGGAGAAAGAGCTATCATCCGATAAAACCATCGCCAACGAAAATAAAGATTATCGTTTTGGCCTGGGCATCCTCGTAGCTGTAGTATCGGGTGTGTTAAGTGCTTGTTTTAACTTTGGCATCGAAGCGGGAAAATCAATGGCCGATACTGCAAACCATCTATGGCAGGCTGCACACCCGGGACAGGGTAATTTTCTGTACCAAAACAATGTAACGTACATTATTATACTATGGGGTGGCTTAACCACCAACTTTATCTGGTGCATGGTGCTAAACGCCCGCAACAAAACGTTTGGTAATTATACCGATAAAAAAACGCCGCTGCTTAAAAACTACCTGTTTGCAGCGTTAGCCGGTACCACATGGTTTTTACAGTTCTTTTTTTACGGTATGGGCGAAAGCAAAATGGGCAACGGGGCCAGTTCATGGATTTTGCACATGGCCTTTATTATCCTGATAGCAAACACCTGGGGACTGGTGCTAAAAGAATGGAAAGGCGTTAGTAAAAAGGCTTTTACTACGGTAATAGCCGGCATAGCGGTAATTATATTATCGGTACTTGTGGTGGGCTACGGTAATTCGTTAAAATAA
- a CDS encoding alpha/beta fold hydrolase yields the protein MPFRKLSLTLFLSVFFVPISYSQQKQLPYGDNASVGKYYNIRGIKLYTETYGSGKPLLMIHGNGDKMSAFKNNIPYFAKKYKVIAVDSRAHGKSTDAADSLSFEQMADDFAALLDAMHIESAYVIGWSDGGINALELAMRHPEKVIKLASTGANLWPDSTGLIPSLWKDMQKNYAAHKNEAWKTAKEKNDWKIFMLDYDQPHIKLTELHKIKCPSFIIGGDHDLIPVEHTVIIAQNIPKSYLWIVPNSGHPTLQEHADDFNKLVDDFFEKPFNKR from the coding sequence ATGCCATTTAGAAAACTGTCGCTTACCCTGTTCCTTTCAGTCTTTTTTGTACCAATCAGTTACAGCCAGCAAAAACAATTGCCATACGGCGACAACGCATCTGTAGGCAAATATTACAATATACGTGGCATTAAACTATATACCGAAACTTATGGCAGTGGGAAACCCTTGCTGATGATACACGGTAACGGCGACAAAATGAGCGCTTTCAAAAACAACATTCCATATTTTGCAAAAAAATATAAAGTTATAGCGGTAGATAGCCGTGCGCACGGCAAATCAACAGATGCTGCTGATTCGTTGAGTTTTGAACAGATGGCCGATGATTTTGCCGCCCTGCTGGATGCAATGCATATCGAATCGGCTTATGTTATCGGTTGGAGCGATGGTGGCATTAATGCGCTGGAACTGGCCATGCGCCATCCCGAAAAAGTTATAAAACTGGCATCGACAGGTGCAAATCTTTGGCCCGATTCAACCGGGTTAATACCCAGCTTATGGAAAGACATGCAGAAAAACTACGCGGCACATAAAAATGAGGCTTGGAAAACTGCCAAAGAAAAAAACGACTGGAAAATATTCATGCTGGATTATGACCAACCGCACATCAAATTAACCGAACTACACAAAATCAAGTGCCCTTCGTTTATCATAGGCGGCGATCACGACCTTATCCCGGTTGAGCATACGGTAATTATTGCTCAAAATATCCCTAAATCCTATTTATGGATTGTACCCAACTCAGGCCACCCTACCCTGCAGGAGCACGCAGATGATTTTAACAAACTGGTGGATGACTTTTTTGAGAAGCCGTTTAATAAAAGATAG
- a CDS encoding N-acetylmuramoyl-L-alanine amidase family protein, which produces MFSICLKSTRILVFACFFFGLLSVNSLYGQESSASKPVTNHFKFKTLIIDAGHGGKDPGAHGATSKEKDIALSIAKKLRDLVNNEMPGVKTIMTRSTDTFIELHRRTEIANSNHGNLFISIHCNSSPQKRAKEHGTLVLVYGFHRSQEQREALRENASIFIEDDYKNKYNGYGDDNVVNTIVLNAFQQKYRKQSIHFGDMIIHQVKKADGHHTFGVKEQGVLVLAQSGMPAVLVETGFINNPADEEYLNSKDGQFTIATSILRALKEYRDSLEGR; this is translated from the coding sequence ATGTTTTCCATCTGCCTAAAAAGTACGCGTATACTTGTATTTGCTTGTTTTTTCTTCGGTTTGCTTTCTGTTAACAGTTTATACGGACAAGAAAGCAGTGCATCAAAACCGGTTACAAATCACTTTAAATTCAAAACACTTATTATTGATGCCGGCCACGGCGGTAAAGACCCCGGGGCGCACGGCGCTACTTCAAAAGAAAAAGATATAGCACTTAGCATTGCCAAAAAACTGCGCGATTTGGTAAATAACGAAATGCCCGGTGTTAAAACCATCATGACCCGCAGTACAGATACCTTTATTGAGTTGCACCGGCGCACCGAAATTGCCAACAGTAACCACGGCAACCTGTTTATTTCTATCCATTGTAATTCATCGCCTCAAAAAAGAGCCAAAGAGCATGGCACCCTTGTGTTGGTTTACGGTTTTCACCGCAGCCAGGAACAGCGTGAGGCGTTGCGGGAGAATGCTTCTATTTTTATTGAAGATGATTATAAGAATAAATATAACGGGTATGGCGATGACAATGTGGTAAATACCATTGTACTGAACGCTTTTCAGCAAAAGTACCGTAAGCAAAGCATTCATTTTGGCGATATGATTATTCATCAGGTTAAGAAAGCAGATGGCCACCATACCTTTGGCGTAAAGGAGCAAGGTGTGCTGGTATTGGCCCAAAGTGGAATGCCTGCCGTGTTAGTTGAAACCGGCTTTATCAATAATCCGGCTGACGAAGAATACCTGAACTCAAAAGATGGCCAGTTCACCATCGCAACTTCGATACTAAGAGCGCTTAAGGAGTACAGGGACAGCCTGGAAGGAAGGTAG
- a CDS encoding autotransporter outer membrane beta-barrel domain-containing protein yields MKKVLFLIPAFLLAFQISKAQTEKGSQTLGVNLIFNTQKSSNVSVDPSTGASSSSKTKYNSFGIGPNYSYFIADKLDIGANLSYDRSSNDNGELSSPSTQHQHDYGGQIFIRKYVMYGDKFGLRAGPYLGYSRYNVKYTYDYPGATVNSNSSKTDSYNAGINLGLVYYPTKKIGVSATLANIYYAHSKSDDGAQNHGSTDSFSGSFISNGLGLSLFYVFGAK; encoded by the coding sequence ATGAAAAAAGTACTGTTTTTAATCCCTGCATTTTTACTGGCTTTTCAAATTTCAAAAGCACAAACCGAAAAAGGTTCACAAACGTTAGGTGTGAATTTAATTTTCAACACTCAAAAATCAAGTAATGTAAGTGTCGACCCATCTACCGGCGCCTCAAGTAGCTCAAAAACCAAGTATAATAGCTTTGGTATTGGGCCAAATTACAGTTATTTTATTGCCGATAAGTTGGATATTGGCGCCAATTTGAGTTATGATCGTTCGAGTAACGATAATGGCGAGCTAAGTTCGCCCTCAACGCAGCATCAGCATGATTACGGTGGCCAGATATTTATTAGAAAGTATGTTATGTATGGCGACAAATTTGGTTTACGTGCAGGACCTTACCTGGGATATAGCCGGTACAATGTAAAATATACCTACGATTATCCCGGTGCTACTGTAAATTCAAACTCAAGCAAAACAGATAGTTATAATGCCGGTATAAATCTTGGCCTGGTTTATTACCCAACAAAAAAAATAGGCGTATCAGCCACATTGGCTAATATCTATTATGCCCATTCAAAATCAGATGATGGAGCGCAAAATCACGGAAGCACGGATAGCTTTAGCGGCAGTTTTATAAGCAATGGATTAGGCCTTTCATTATTTTATGTATTTGGGGCTAAGTAA